The genomic segment CCATTCATCCATTCCTCTGCCATTTATGCACTTGTCAAATGATATTGATGGGCCTGGCACTTTGCTGGATGCTACGGAATAAGACTGGTCCCagcgtcttagttagggttaccattgctgtgataaacactgtgaccaaaaacaaGTTATGGAGCAAAGCATTTATTTTGCCTATACTTCGTATCACAGTTCTCTGTAGAAGATGGGAAAGgcgggaactcaaacagggcaggaacctggaggcaggagctgctgcagaggccatggaggagtgctgcttactggcttgctccccctggcttgctcagcctgctttattattattattattatttttttttttttttttttattatagaacCCAAGGCCACCAGCCCGGGTGGTATCACCCCTGATGGGCAGGCCTTCCCATATCAATcaccaattttaaaaatgccctataaacttgcctacagCTTGACcttttggagacattttctcagttgggatTCCCTCCTCTtggatgactctagcttgggtcaagttgacataaagccagCCAGCACACCCAAGGCGATCTCTATCCAGTGGCAAGAGGACTCCATGCTTAGACACAGCTGAAGAACTGGGATAAAATTCTCAAGCATATTAAGGCTGCTGAGCGGGCGTCCAGAGATGAGATTGGCTTGACAGAGGAGGCGACATTTGTTCAGAGCTGTGGACTAAGTTATGCTCCGTAGATGGAGATTGGGAGAGATGACCTGACAGACAGAAGGGACGGCCCAGGCATAGCCCGAGAAGTGTAGAGCTAGCTGCCTCGGGATATCAAGTGGCATTTAGGGTACGTGAAGGGAGGAAGTACTAGGACATGACACTGCACGTACCTAGGGGACCGTCCCCGGTTCAGAGACTTACACAACCTCTACCGTTCACTTTTAGAACCTTTCTGTGGCTCAGAGTTTTCTCTTTTGGTTCTTTTCAGttactgccccctccccacccctacacacaccccTCAAGCTCCAGGCAGCCACTTACCTCCATCCCCCTAAACTAGCCTTCTCTGGACGTTGCTCACATTAGACTCGGGGATGCTGGGTCTTTTTACTGCATCTTTCACATAGCacagtgtttatttgtttttagacaaagtctcactgtgcagctctggctggcttggaactcacagagatccatttgtctctgacttccaagtgctggcattaaggcatgccccaccacacctggccttagCATGTTTTTGAGGGTCCCCTAGATTGCAGTATGTCACAGCTCAGTTTTCTGATTATTACTTGATCATATGGATATACTAGAGTAATTTGCTTATGTGCACCCTAGATAAACTAGGTAAAATCTTtagtttttttatgtatataaatatttgcctgcatatatgtgtatcatATGTGAGCCTGgtgcccccagaggccagaagagggcgtcagatcccctggaactgcagttacagaagtggttgtgagccactatgtaggtgATGGGAACGGAACTGAagccctctgcaagagaagcaaacacttttaactgctgagccatctttccagccccaaactgcattttaaaaactttcataaaaatgaagataagcTTTTATTCaggatatttatttaaaaaaaaaaaaaactggttggCTTATGGCTATTTTGAATATGTTACTGTGAACAACCACTCGCATGTGTCAGTGCAAGCCTCAGGCTTTGCAAGGGACTGTAGTCAGTCCCTGTTGGGCTGGGTTCTGAATCCAGAGCCCTCCCCAGGGAGGGACAGACAGGGGTGACTGCAGCCCTGTCTCCTCCAGGACAAAGGTGATGCCGGGGTCAAGGAACTGGACAGCTTGAAGAGTGACCGACTGAGAACTATCCAGCTCAACGTGTGCAACAGTGAAGAGGTAGAGAAGGCGGTGGAGACCATCCGCTCTGGCCTGAAGGATCCTGAGAAGGGTAAGGGCACCGTGAGACTGCGGGCTTCATCTGTGAGTCTATTCTATGGCTCCCGCTCAATGCTGCCCTCCGTTTGCTGGCAACCTGGCAAAAAGGCTCCTTTCTTCATTGTTAAACTCTTCCTCTTGCTCAGTGAGAGGAAGTGGATTAAGTTTAACATGCCTGTGCAATAGGGCAGTAAAATATGGCCGGAGGCAAGTCTGAAATCTGTAGAGTGACAGATGGACACACTGGTTCTGGCCAGTTCATCCAatgctctttggatgcccattcTGGGCCAGGCACTGGGCACTGGTGGGGACACAATGACAGCTGAGGCACTCTCTGTCCCCAAGGACCTTACAGTTCAGTAAGTGGCTTGATTTCACTATCTGGGAGCAGGGCATAGACAGAGGCTGAGCAGCAGGGGAGGGGCTGAGTCCAGTGTCGGGGTATGACTGACAGTAGTGTGGTAGACAGCTAGGGAGGTCATGCCGGATGGAGGGCAGAGTGCGAGCAGTGACAAGAAACAGCCCATGGTGTGCTGGGTGAGGCAAATGGTTGATTTGGTGGTGGGAGCCAATGAGGCAGGGGACTGTCTGCTTTGTGGAAGGTGCTGGAGAATAAAGGGGCTGTCCTGAGGCCTGGCTGGATTTATGAAGCTCCCTCTGAAACCTGCATTGGAGTTGGGAAAGTCAGGTTAAAGGAGAATGTGGGTGGTGCACTCTGAACATGGCAGAGCTCGCTAGCAGTGCTGAAAGGACAAAGCTGACTGTCGTGATGTGGAGATGAAGAAGAGGCAAGAGGTGCCTGTCTTACATAGCTGGTGTCCTCAACTTTAAGAGCAAGATGAGGGGTGAGAAGACATGGGGGGAATGTCCAGAGGGGATACAAGCAGTTAGGACCCAGGGAGGATGGAGACAGACCCATAGGAGTTGGATAGAATGCCTCAAAGCTAAAGGCACAGAAATTTTGGAGAGCCTGTAGTCAAAAGGTCAAACATTGCAGAGGCTCCCTGAGGCCTAAGCATCTGTGTCCTCCCAGTTCAGCCTGTGTGTAGGACCTCAGTTTGAGGAGTACCCTTTAAGTGGAACCCAGAAGCATGGAGTTGGGCCACACAGCAGGCCCTGTGGAAGAGCCAGTCtgtgttgttgatcttagagcttcTTGGTAGGCCAGGGAAAAGGGGGCTTGCCTCAGCTGCACAGCTGCGGGGTGAGGTCTAGTGAAGGAACCAAGTGACCAGCACCTGTGTGGTGTGACTGACCAAAATGCTGCTGTCTCCGGGAAGGGCTTTTGCTGTGGGGCTAGCTATGAAGAGCTGTTTGTTCCTTATGGTGCCTGTCACTGGTGTCTCCTCAGCAGTTCAATGGCACCACTTACCCTTTTAGAGGCCATGTTAGGGCCCCGTGTTCTCCAGGAGCAGCCTGTGTGTTGTGGACCCACTGAGCATCTGTTAAATAATTAACAGGGATAGTTGGTGTTCTTGGCCCATCAAGAAAAGGCAGGCTGGGTCCCAGTGGGATGATTACCAGCCACATAGCCTATCACCCTTTCTCCCAGCAGCCTCTGGGGCAGCTAGGGTGTAGTCTTCACAGACTAGTAGCAGGAAAAGCAgcggcacaaaaaaaaaaaaaaaaaaaaaaaaaaaaaaagcctgccatCACAGCTGTGGACCGACAGAATGGAGCCCAGCTGGGATCCGTGGTCCCCGTTCCTCCATTCACCATAATCCCCCCTCACCATTCTGCAGTTTGGGGGGTGGAGACTTGGAATTTTCAGGttccaaaatagaaaataaaacaatcagaAAGCATGGTCACTTCTCTACAGTCTTTTCCATCCTCTCCATTTGCCTCGTCCCTGACAGTCACCCCTCTACCTACCTCCCTTCTGGCCCCGGATGTCCTTTTCCAGGCAAATGAGCAGCGCCTCCTGCTGAGCAGTTCTGGCTCCGACCTCCAGGTGGCGCCCTTCCAGAGCTCCTTACAACCGTGTTTAACATCCCACCAAGACAGGATTAGGATGAGTGTGCTCCTATCTTGGGTCCTCCTGGGCACATTTTGGTGCTGATTGTCACTCTGGCTTCATGGAACAGTCACTACCAAAGTGTGGGAAGCCACCCTGAGGTGCTGAGGTGAAGGGGACTCTCAGCTTAGAGTGTCTAGCCATATCCCATTAGTCTCCCTTCTCCCTATCCCCCTGCTTTGAAGGACTCTAAGGGACTGGACATCTGGAGTCCATGACCAGAAaaaccagcacacacatgcagaccgGCTGTGGGTGTGGCCTGACCTTGTACCATTATTTACCCATCAGTAAGCACTTATTGAGTCCCTGCTGTATACTTGAGACTGGACTTGGTGCCTGTTAGGCTCTGACCTTGCAGGAGGAGCTTGGAATGGAACACGAACCTAGTGACACCTAAAGCAGTTAGAcagctggggggggaggggggcattgTGCTATGGGAAGGGAATACCAGGCACATCCATGGACCTGGGGGCAGGAAGGTTAAACCTAGGTTTAACCCAGGGCTTTGCCTCTCCAGAGAAGTGTGATTTGGGTGTTGGTCTCAGCTTGCCCATTCGTGAAGTGGGAAAGTACTTGTAGCCATCCCTGGACCTTACCACTGTGAAGGCAAGGGGCCACGGGAATGGGAGGGGCTGGAAGGAGAAAGATTAGCCTGGCTACAGgtgcagagactgaggcagggagaCCTGGAGGGGTCTTCTCTGACAGCACAGGAGAGGTAAACCAGGACCCAAGTTAATACAGGTGGAAACAGAACCAGTTCTTTGCCACAACAAAGGAAACCGACAATTCTATGGGCCAAAGCATGGCGGCTTGTTCTCAGAGCTGGGTCGAGATTGCTTCCTCACCTGGTCGATAGTGACAGGAGCACAGGCTTATCCACTCCGAGCCTCAGCTGGCCCATTCAGCTATGGTCTGGGTTAGCATCTAACTGTGTGAATTAGTTATGAGGGTCAGGTGACATCAACAAATGCCACTCCAGGACCTGGTAGCAGTCATTCCAATCATCAGCCGTCTTTCCAGCTCTGGGTGACACACTGGATCTGGAGAAGTGAAGGAGTTGAATGTGACACCTCTAATAGAACAGAGCAGGCATGGGCGCTCGATGTGTTAGCTGTGGTTAGGGTTAGGACCGTGAAGCTCAAATGGAAGGGACCGTAGGAGGAGGCGTTGCGGATCTGTGTCTCCCAAGGGTACATGGAGTTGTCTGGACATGGAGGTAAGGCTGAGGCCATTCTGGGAAAGCAGCTGCCTTCTAGGCAAGCAGGAGTGCGGTTGGAGTTTGTCTAGAACAGCAACTGGCTGAGGATTCCAGAGAGTCACTAGGTCAATCCCAGCAACTTGTCAGGTCAGCAGGCCTATCATGCAGTGCACTTTCAcacagtctacagagtgagttccaggacagccagggctacacagagaaaccctgtctttaaaaacaaaaggaaaacaaaagagccTTCTTTCAACTATGCCCTATGCTCCAGCCTCTATGGCCTCTGAGACCATTCCTCTGCCCCTTTCTACCCTCTGAGACCTGCACAGGTCACACGTAATTAATCTTTATTGGATAGCAGTGCCAGATAAAACTGTCTTATTTTTAGGCAGAGCGTGCACACAGGCATTTTAGGTCACTTGAGACTGTCCCACCTGAGTCAAACAGAGCCGAGGGAAAATTCCACAAACATGAAGAGGAGACGGTGGCAACATTCAGGGGAGCCAGGCTGAGGATAGGATGCTGGGTGTGTCTGCTAGGGGTGGAGGCGGGTAGAACAAAGTGTTAAGTTGGCGCTGGGGATGCTGGTGCCACTAACACCAGGGGAAGCTGGTGTCCATGGGGCATTAGTGGGTGATGTCTAAGAAGagaatggaggtggggtggggcttAGTTGGTGGTCTCATGGAAGCCATAGAGAACATGGTGAACAGTGGGTGGAGATTGCAGTCCACGGTGGTGGCGGGAGAGatgggaggcggggggggggggggtggtgggaggGGGGACAGGGGGCATGGTCTCAGAGGCCTGGGGATGGTCTCAGAGGATAGAAAGGGGCAGAGGAATGGTCTCAGAGGCCATAGAGGCTGGAGCATAGGGCATAGTTGAAAGAAggctcttttgttttccttttgtttttaaagacagggtttctctgtgtagccctggctgtcctggaactcactctgtagaccaggctggcctcgaactcagagatccattggcctctgcctcctgagtgctgggattaaaggtgtgcaccaccaccgcccagctcaaaGAAGGCTCTTAAGGACACAGAGACGTGATGTTTCAGTCATTCTCCACCCAGTGCACACACATTGAGTTCCTAATGCAGACAGGGTTGACGGGTGGCCTGTGTCACGGGAGAGGTTGCATTGtcataaaaggaaggaaggaagggctgacAGCTGTGGTTGGAGAGGCACGGGTTGAAGGGTTAGCCAAGGTGGCTAGAGAGGCTTTAGGCTCCAGGAGGGAAGTCAGGAGACAGATCTGGAAACTGTGGAGTTTCTCAGATGGGTCACAGCCTGAGCTGAGGGCAGGAAGCTCCAGCAGGCAGCTGGTGGGAGGAGGGTACACTCTTTGGACTCCGTAGTCAACTTAACAACTTCCTTTCCTTCATAAATGCCCTTAATTCCCCATAATTGAAGAAGCCACCAGAGGTCAGCTGACCAAGCTTTAATTTGGGCAAGACTAAAGGAAAGCAACTGGAGACCAATTACTCTGTCATTTACAAACTCATTCCCTGATGCACTGGGAAAGTGAGACCAGGGCCTCCATTCTCACAGGTGACAAGCAGGTATCATGGCTGAAATCCCTTCAAGGAGCACAGGGCTTTTAGTGGCAAAAGCTACAGAGACAAAGCCCTACAGAGATCAAAGTCTGAGGAGCCCCTGCTGTGCCCTAGGGCTCTGGCCCATCCACTTCTTACACCCCCAAAACTGAACTCAAAACAAACCTTGAAAAGAAGACCAGTGTTCCCTTGGCTCAGGTTCAGCTCTGTCTCTAACCTAATGATGAGACTTAATACTGTCTTCTCCCTTGACGACTTTGGTTTCCCTTGCTGCACAAACAGTTAACAGACAAAATAAACTCCAAGAACTTTCCAGAGCCAATGTTGTCTGAGCCTACAAAAGCCAGCTGTTCCTTAGTTGCTTTTGTTATGTTATAAAACAGTCAGCTGGACCATGCCCTGAGAATAggcatctcctcctctcctcggAGCCTGTATCTTTACACAGTCCcccagagaggggaagaagagagacactGAGGCTCCTGAGTCACGGGCCCTTAACTACGTGACCATCAGCAAACTGCAGCATGTTCAGAGGAGATGCCTATTggtaagagaagagagaatcggTAAGAGTCCCAGGGTGGAGTGGGGCGGGGCCTGATTATGCACAAGGCTTGGCTGCAGAGACCAACTTAATGGGTGACCTTGAAGTTTTGTGGCCTTCCGTGAGCCTGGCTTGGAACATTCCTGAGGTTTCCCTGGCTGCTGGCAAGTGCAAGAGAGAAACAATAGCTGAATTGAACGGTTAGGTGCAGGTTGTAGACTTGCAGTCGCATGGAGGAGGGGGCAAGCCTGTCTTCATTacacttctgttgctgtgataaacaccatgactaaaagcacaCTGGGAAGAAGGGTTTGTTTGCTTTACATTTCCACATTACTGTTCGTCACTGAAGGAGGTCAGGGTAGAAACTCagagcaggatcctggaggcaagaacagaagcagaagccatggaggagtgctgcttactggcttgctcacccgAGATCTACCTGGCAAGACACTGTATCATCCATGGTGGTCTGGGCCCTTCCAAAtagaaaatattctatagattTGCCTACAAGCCTTATGAAGGCATTATTCTAATTAATATCACCAGATGCGTTTAGGTTTGACAACAACCAGCCAGTATAGTGCTGGAGTAAAGCAAGACACAGGCCGGGATCTACAACAAGGCTGGGTCATGAAGGGCTGAGAACTGATGGATGCAGGCAGCGGTGACATGAAACCTGGATATTCCAGCTAAGGGACGACATCGTATCAGCCAAGGGGTGGGGTCTCTCTTCGTTCTTGGGTGACTCTAGacatgtttcctgagccttgggtaAGAGGCTGGGGGTCATGGAAGATCTCACAGTAGAGGGAGGTGGGCTGGCGTTTGGGATTTGAGCCCACATGGTGACTGgttgtgtcctctcctgtccagGAATGTGGGGCCTGGTTAACAATGCAGGCATCTCAACGTTTGGGGAGGTGGAGTTCACCAGCATGGAGACGTATAAGGAGGTGGCTGAAGTGAACCTCTGGGGAACCGTGCGCACAACaaaatccttccttcctcttctccgaAGAGCCAAAGGTGAGTTGGGAAGACAGATTCTTCCTGCCCACGCCCCTCCCCGTGCCTGCCAACATCCACAGTAGTGAGTCTCAGAGTCACGACGGGCTAGGTAGGAAAGGGGACCACAGCTTTCAGAGGCGGAGCGGATGCGGTGGTGCATGGTGCACATCCGTaaacccagcactcgggagacaagGAAGACCTTGAGGGTAaggtcagtctgagctacatagtaagatcctgtctcataaacacacaaaaaaggatTGGGCAAAGGTCTGTGCACCCAGGGATTATGGATGGATCATAGTGACTTGAGTCTACACGCTTTTGTATCCAGAGTAATGTTAAACAAATGTTAGCATATTCATTTCATAGCTAAAAAAATGAGATGTGCTAACATGAGACTAACAGCAGCTCAAACATGAGACTAGAAATTTGGAGAACTGACATAATGCCTAAATCATATCAAATAGCCACATGTGAGCAAAACCACCTCCAAAGTCATGAGATCTGGTTTTCCTCCCTGGAACAGCAAGCCATTGGGAAAAGAGGGACTGCATCCCCAGAGCTGTCCCAAGGTCTTGGCAGCACAGGAATGAACAGGGTGCAGCTTGTAGCACCTTTGGCCTTAGAGTGAATATATATAAGTCCCCACGGACATGGCCATCTGTCTCCCACATGCTCCAAGTGTTTTTATCCTGTGGTATTATCACCAGGCAGGCTCTGGCTGGTTATCAGTTAGCTGTGTGTTACCTAGTCCACTGTACCCTATTGGTACCCTGGCTTGTTGCTCACTTGTGCACCTTCCCTAGTCCTGCTGGGCACAGCAGGGTCCTCGAGGGAGATTGGAAATACTAATTAGCTGGGTGGTCCAAGGCCCCAGACTCTGGATGGTTCTAAAGCTGTCCCTGCCAGGCCTCCACGTCACAAGGCAATGTTTGCTGTCTTCTACAGGCCGCGTGGTTAACATCAGCAGCATGCTGGGCCGCATGGCCAATCCAGCCCGCTCACCGTACTGCATCACCAAGTTTGGGGTGGAGGCTTTCTCTGACTGCCTGCGATACGAGATGCACCCTCTGGGTGTAAAGGTCAGCGTGGTGGAGCCTGGTAACTTCATAGCTGCCACCAGTCTCTACAGCCCCGAGCGCATCCAGGCCATTGCCAAGAAGATGTGGGATGACCTGCCTGAGGTCGTCCGCAAGGACTATGGCAGGAAGTACTTCGATGAAAAGATTGCCAAGATGGAGACCTACTGCAACAGTGGTTCCACAGATACGTCCTCTGTCATCAACGCTGTCACACACGCCCTGACCGCTGCCACCCCTTATACCCGCTATCATCCGATGGACTACTACTGGTGGCTGCGCATGCAGGTCATGACCCATTTTCCCGGCGCCATCTCTGACAAGATCTACATACACTGAAGAGCTGAAGAGGTCCCTGCCCTCCACCAGGGAACCCGGTGGGAGGGAGAAGGATGAGGGGAGGGAGTTCATACAGTTACCTTTTGATCAGCCATTTATTGTGGATTATCCACTGCCTTAGGAAGACCTGTTTTAACCTTACGTGTTCAATGTGGTGAATGGTTTGGGCCTTCACAAATATGGGGGCACAGGTGGGTGGCTCTAAACCTCAGGGCCAATATGGtgcttctatctatctatctccagttgattttatatgaatatttgtgGGGAAATATCTTTATATTAAAGACAGATTATTAGAATAGAATCCAAAATCATTTTAAAGCCAAAATATCCATTTAAACTATGTATCCCATTTGATCCTTAAGTAAGTCTCATGAGTAAacagcagaatttttttttcttgtgtgcttGAAAGAATTTGAAGATCACAGAGGATGTATGAGACACCTCTTTCGTTGCATCCAAGGGGTCCCACTAGTGTTCTGGCAAAAGCAAATCACATTTGTGTTCCACAGACACTTGGACCCATCAGTCTCAGAACCAACCCTCTGACCAAGTCTGTATCTTCTGAGCCAGTCACACCAGAGGGCACTGTgtgctgtgtctctgtgtgtccatgGCACTGTGTGACTGGTGGCCGGCAGCCAGTGACGCTCAGCTGGCTGTGGGTGGAGGACCTAGAGATTTTCAGCTGAGATTTCGACACTCTTTAAAGACTCAGGTTAGATCTGGGTGGGCATGCTGGTTGGCTAAGAGTGCAGCTTGGTTTTGCCTAGGACAGGGTTGGTGCTATGCTCAGTGCTACAGACAGACCAGTGGTGCCGAGGGTGGGCACCGAGGTACTTCCCCAGCAACGGGTCTAGATGCCTGGTTGTCTTTTTAATTAAGCTGAGACGCTGCTAGGTAGCCTGTGTTGCCAATCAAGGAATCTTTGAATTTGAAGGATGCTTGTCCCTGAAGTTTCCCAGGGTCTGGGTATTTGGATCCAAACCAAATACCACCGTGTTCCAGGTGCCAGCAAGTCCTGGGCTGGGTATTTAAGTGCCAGCTTTACACGTTTGTGCCTCTTGCTGCAAAGTCTAGTACGGCCACTAGAGGGAGCCCTGCCTCCTCAGCTAGAGCCTACTCAGGCTCTGGAGTTTTGGTTCACTCAAGCTTGAGGTCTTTCCAAGAGGGTTTGTCCACCTACTTGGACACTGCCtggaacaaagagagaagcaaaGTCCCCTTGGAAACTGATCCTACACTCCTGGCAGCTGTGTATCCTGACACTGGAACCCAGAGCCAGGAGAAAGCAAAGGAACCTGGACAGCCACAGCAGGGTGCAGGCAGTGCTGAGGCAAGGAGGGTCCCACAGAGCAAATTCAGCCCTTTTGGGCTTTTAACCCTCTGGGTTCAAACAGAGGTGCACTGTTCTAGCTCCCGTCTTCAGAGCAAGACAGATAGGGcctgggaggggaggagagagggagccaGGGCCCATAGAGGGACTCCGGAGTTTACCTAACAGTGGGATGCATTTGTACCACAGAGCCTGCCTCCTGTTGGAGCCTTTCAGTCGCATTGTACACCTTGGGAGAATTTGTATTCACATTCAATAAAGAGATTGGGTGTAAGTGGCTTGGAGTTACACTCAGTCCTTCTGGCCGTCCATCACTGGGAACCGGAAGAGGGTTGGAGGTGACACATACTTGAGTCCTGCTTAGCAATAAACCGAGTGCCAGAGAGTCTACCTTGAGATCTTAAGCTGTAAAAGAGGACTTCCTGGTCAGGATTTGTTTACAACTATGTTGACTATCTTGCTGGCCTTGATTTTGGTCTTTATTCTAGTAACTGAAAAGCCCAAGgctgccaggcatagtggcacactcATTTAACCCAGCACCTCCTAGGCAgagcagtcagatctctgtgagttcaaggtcagcctggtctacatagtgagttctaagcgtgcctgggctacatagtaagaccctgtctcagaaaagagagGCCCAGGGTACCTTCTTTCCAAATAATCTCAATGGTCATCCAGAACCTCATACTTAACCCTCACTTGCTGCAACTACCAGCCTGCTTGTCCACAGAACTACCTTTGATCTTTATGAGATAGGTGAGGCGGGCAGATCACAGGTTGGTCCCATTTTATAGGTCATATAACTGAGGCCCAATAGAGGAAAGTGACTCACCTGGCATCGGTGGGTGGCGGCAGAATGCCCGGCCTCCAGAATTATGTGAGCAtggattttgtattttgttgcttAATCCTCCACCGATGGCACGTTGTTATAACTGCCAAGCTGACCAATATAGCCGGGAGCCTGGCATTCTTTGTCTTACTGACTGCTTTCCTGTGGCCTTTCAGGTAGGGAGAGGGTCTAGGGTGTGTATCGGGCTCCCATCTGCCAAAACCTTCGTTTGTATGTAGGGtggctgggggtaggggtgggggtggggtgggggtggggtgctgtaCAACTCAGGCTGGGCTCTGGGTCCCCTGGCCTGTTGCAGTAGGCATGAACCCATTCTTTGATGGCTGAAAATAAACAGGTTTTTTGCAAGACTCTTCTGATCAACGTGTGCTGAGCTAAGCATTCCACACCAAGGCCACAAGGCTGTGTGAGCAGgtgacaggacagccaggggcccTGCCTGTCACAAGCTGCTAGGGTTGCCACTCCCCctacctcctccctcctcccgcCACCTATGGCCGGGAGTCTTGAGACTCCCATTGTGAGGCCTGCCCACTTCCTGTATTTCAACCCTGCTTTGCAAACCTGTGAGCACTCTCCTTAGGGTAGGTGAGCAAGCAGGCTCTCCCAGCTTGAGAGCCAGTTGCCTTACGTTACCAGTTACGTCTTCTCACACCTGATCTTCCCAGTGGCCCTGGCAGGCAGGCGAGCAGGGTGGGGCCAAGATCTATttcacagataaggaaacagGCTTTCCCAAGTCTCTCATCACCTGAGGGACAGAGCTGACTGGCCCAGCCTGAACTCACCTCCAGCCCAGAGCCAAGGATGCGTGAAAAGCAGGGCAGATGGTACCAGGATCTAAAATAAGGAGGGAAAAAAATACCTCGATTATGTAACAGTGAGAGGAATCTTTAAGCTCACGCATAGTAACAGTCACAGAGTACGGCCACAGGAACcagctctcccacccccaccccacccccacccttggTATTCTGAGCATGGCTCCCAGGGAGACTGTTCCGGGAGGAGGAATGCACCTTGTAGCCGGCAGCCTGCTTTTGCAGGGCCGATACTGTGGCCAGTGGGCAGTTCAGAGGACAGATTTTAGAAACACTAGGGCTCACACCTCCAGGAGCTCAAGAGGCATGGGAATAGAGCTTGGGACAGAGTCTCAGTTTTAGTTGAAGAACTTGAACTAAGAGAGCTGGGAAACCCTGGGACTCTGGAACCTATTACCTAGTCACTTCCAGGGCACAGAGAAGCCTTCCTGGTATGCACTGCCACTAAAGGATAGTGCAGCTTCAGAAGGCAGAGTGTGAGCATCCGAGGATGGGGCCAGGGACCATAGTTTGGACTAGAGATAAAAGAGGCTTCTTCCGGCCTTGAACCCTGCTAGTGATGGGGGGCTTATTACCAGGTAAAGTCTTTCCTGGG from the Arvicanthis niloticus isolate mArvNil1 chromosome 12, mArvNil1.pat.X, whole genome shotgun sequence genome contains:
- the Bdh1 gene encoding D-beta-hydroxybutyrate dehydrogenase, mitochondrial; translated protein: MLAARISRPLSQLPGKALSVCDRENGTRHTLLFYPASFSPDTRRTYASQADAASGKAILITGCDSGFGFSLAKHLHSKGFLVFAGCLMKDKGDAGVKELDSLKSDRLRTIQLNVCNSEEVEKAVETIRSGLKDPEKGMWGLVNNAGISTFGEVEFTSMETYKEVAEVNLWGTVRTTKSFLPLLRRAKGRVVNISSMLGRMANPARSPYCITKFGVEAFSDCLRYEMHPLGVKVSVVEPGNFIAATSLYSPERIQAIAKKMWDDLPEVVRKDYGRKYFDEKIAKMETYCNSGSTDTSSVINAVTHALTAATPYTRYHPMDYYWWLRMQVMTHFPGAISDKIYIH